A stretch of the Borreliella spielmanii genome encodes the following:
- a CDS encoding hydroxymethylglutaryl-CoA reductase, degradative, which translates to MKLSKNFRHKSVLEKRQEIKSFLGLSFKDFFYNNVNEDFLFNMIENYIGYLSLPIGIVKNLKINDKYYSLPIATEESSVVAALNFAAKILENANLSYSLDEVLGISQIYVKSGKDLSKVFTDLGDKIKTWIEPLLINMNRRGGGFRRLSTRYIKELGIQKLNIYLDTCDAMGANLLNSVAERVAECIFLEFGYECVLKVLSNDIGEFTTKARFVLDFKHLLLSEEDSWNLAKKIELISSIGFYEEERAVTNNKGVMNGITGVCLATFNDTRALEASVHRFASKSGKYLPLSKFYITNNALVGEIEIPLQVGTKGGVISFNEASILSFKIMNVNSKSEFIGILSCVGLASNFAALRALAFNGIQKGHMRLHVNKILHLLRIKYNISDFEKDKLLIEMEKMGIYSVDFAFKILKKIRLENENKVQS; encoded by the coding sequence ATGAAACTTAGTAAAAATTTTAGACATAAAAGTGTTTTAGAAAAAAGGCAAGAGATAAAAAGTTTTTTGGGATTGTCTTTTAAAGATTTTTTTTATAACAATGTCAATGAAGATTTTCTTTTTAATATGATAGAAAATTATATTGGATATTTATCTCTTCCTATTGGAATTGTAAAAAATTTGAAAATAAATGACAAATATTATTCTTTACCTATTGCGACAGAAGAATCTTCTGTTGTTGCTGCCTTAAATTTTGCGGCAAAAATTCTTGAAAATGCTAATTTAAGTTATTCTTTGGATGAAGTTTTGGGAATTTCTCAAATTTATGTAAAATCGGGAAAAGATTTAAGTAAAGTTTTTACTGATCTTGGTGATAAAATTAAGACCTGGATTGAACCCCTTTTAATTAATATGAATCGAAGAGGAGGTGGGTTTAGAAGATTATCAACTAGGTATATTAAAGAGCTTGGTATTCAAAAATTAAATATATATTTGGATACTTGTGATGCTATGGGTGCTAATTTGTTAAATTCAGTTGCAGAGCGTGTAGCAGAATGTATTTTTTTAGAATTTGGATATGAATGTGTTTTAAAGGTTTTAAGCAATGATATTGGTGAATTTACAACCAAAGCCCGGTTTGTTTTAGATTTTAAGCATCTGCTATTAAGTGAAGAGGATTCTTGGAATTTGGCTAAAAAAATTGAACTTATTTCTAGCATAGGTTTTTACGAAGAGGAGCGTGCTGTTACTAATAATAAAGGTGTTATGAATGGAATTACAGGCGTGTGTCTTGCAACTTTTAATGATACAAGAGCGCTTGAGGCCTCTGTGCACAGATTTGCTTCAAAAAGTGGCAAATATCTTCCCCTTAGTAAATTTTATATTACTAATAATGCTTTGGTTGGAGAAATTGAAATTCCTTTACAAGTTGGAACTAAAGGTGGGGTTATATCTTTTAACGAAGCTTCAATTTTAAGTTTTAAAATTATGAATGTAAATAGCAAGAGTGAGTTTATTGGCATTCTCTCTTGTGTTGGACTTGCTAGTAATTTTGCTGCATTAAGGGCTCTTGCATTTAATGGGATTCAAAAGGGTCACATGAGATTGCATGTTAATAAAATACTCCACCTTTTAAGGATAAAATATAATATTTCTGATTTTGAGAAAGACAAATTATTAATAGAAATGGAAAAAATGGGTATTTATTCTGTTGATTTTGCTTTTAAAATTTTAAAGAAAATAAGGTTAGAGAATGAAAATAAAGTGCAAAGCTAA
- the mvaD gene encoding diphosphomevalonate decarboxylase yields the protein MKIKCKANASLALIKYWGKKDVFLNIPATSSLAVSVDKFYSISELELSDRDEIILNSKPVILQNREKVFFDYARKILGEPNVRFKIKSENNFPTSAGLASSSSGFASIAACILKYFNKYSFNSVSNLARVGSASAARAIYGGFTILKEGSKESFQLRDESYFNDLRIIFAIIDSNEKELSSRAAMNICKHHGFYYDAWIASSKKIFKDALYFFLKKDFIHFGANVVKSYQNMFALMFASSIFYFKSSTIDLIKYAANLRNEGIFVFETMDAGPQVKFICLEKNLNTILKGLKKNFTGINFIVSKVGCDLEWI from the coding sequence ATGAAAATAAAGTGCAAAGCTAATGCAAGCTTAGCTTTAATTAAATATTGGGGCAAGAAGGATGTTTTTTTAAACATTCCAGCGACTTCTAGTCTTGCTGTTAGTGTTGATAAGTTTTATTCAATAAGTGAGCTTGAACTTTCAGATCGAGATGAAATAATTTTAAATTCAAAGCCAGTTATATTGCAAAATAGAGAAAAGGTGTTTTTTGATTATGCAAGAAAAATTCTTGGTGAACCAAATGTTAGATTTAAAATTAAAAGTGAAAACAATTTTCCAACATCAGCAGGCCTTGCAAGTTCAAGTTCAGGGTTTGCTTCTATTGCTGCTTGTATTTTGAAATATTTTAATAAATATTCTTTTAATAGTGTATCTAATCTTGCAAGAGTAGGATCAGCTTCTGCAGCAAGGGCTATTTATGGGGGCTTTACTATTTTAAAAGAAGGTTCAAAAGAATCTTTTCAATTAAGAGATGAATCTTATTTTAATGATTTGCGCATAATATTTGCCATAATTGATAGCAATGAAAAAGAATTGTCTTCAAGAGCCGCAATGAATATTTGTAAACATCACGGATTTTATTATGATGCTTGGATTGCTTCTAGCAAAAAGATTTTTAAAGATGCTTTATATTTTTTTTTAAAAAAAGATTTTATACATTTTGGAGCAAATGTTGTAAAAAGTTATCAGAATATGTTTGCTTTAATGTTTGCATCTTCTATTTTTTATTTTAAAAGTAGTACAATAGATTTAATTAAATATGCTGCTAATTTGAGAAATGAAGGAATTTTTGTATTTGAGACAATGGATGCGGGTCCCCAAGTAAAGTTTATTTGTTTGGAGAAAAATTTAAATACTATTTTAAAAGGACTTAAGAAAAATTTCACTGGCATTAATTTTATTGTTTCAAAGGTTGGGTGTGACTTAGAATGGATTTAA
- the mnmA gene encoding tRNA 2-thiouridine(34) synthase MnmA: MKIAVLLSGGVDSSVALYRIINKGHTNVKCYYLKIWLEDELSYIGSCPWQEDLNYVEAVCNKFNVPYEIINFQKEYYNKVVSYTIKELKSGNTPSPDIFCNQRIKFGAFFEKINKQYDLVVTGHYAKIQKKDKKFFLKQAKDKIKDQSYFLSHLSQNQMSKLYFPLGTLLKSEVRQIAKSINLPNKNRKDSQGICFLGKIKYNEFIKYHLGEKKGNIIEKETGKIIGIHDGYWFFTVGQRRGIKLSNGPWFVIEKDLEKNIIYISHNENYSKQAKRKFLVHEIHWINGTPLNFENFKIKIRHGEKKYSCKLKLITNNLIEIYLNKKDCGISPGQFAIFYKNTECLGGAKIFKVLE, translated from the coding sequence ATGAAAATAGCCGTACTTTTATCTGGGGGGGTTGACAGCTCTGTTGCCCTTTACAGAATTATAAACAAAGGGCATACAAATGTAAAATGCTACTATTTAAAAATTTGGCTTGAAGATGAGCTGTCTTATATTGGAAGCTGTCCTTGGCAAGAAGATTTAAATTACGTTGAAGCTGTATGTAATAAATTTAATGTACCATATGAAATAATAAACTTTCAAAAAGAATATTATAACAAAGTGGTAAGCTATACTATTAAAGAACTAAAAAGTGGTAACACCCCAAGTCCAGATATCTTTTGTAATCAAAGAATAAAATTCGGAGCATTTTTTGAAAAAATCAATAAACAGTATGACTTAGTTGTTACAGGACATTACGCCAAAATACAAAAAAAAGATAAAAAATTTTTTTTAAAACAAGCAAAAGATAAAATTAAAGACCAAAGTTACTTTTTATCTCATCTATCTCAAAACCAAATGTCAAAACTATACTTCCCATTAGGAACATTACTTAAAAGCGAAGTAAGACAAATTGCTAAAAGCATAAATTTGCCCAACAAAAATAGAAAAGATAGTCAAGGTATTTGTTTTTTGGGAAAAATTAAATATAACGAATTTATTAAATATCATCTTGGTGAGAAAAAAGGCAATATAATTGAAAAAGAAACAGGAAAAATAATAGGAATTCACGACGGATATTGGTTTTTTACAGTTGGACAAAGAAGGGGAATAAAGCTTAGCAATGGACCGTGGTTCGTCATAGAAAAAGACCTAGAAAAAAATATTATATACATCTCCCATAATGAGAATTATTCAAAACAAGCAAAACGAAAATTTTTAGTTCACGAAATACATTGGATAAATGGCACACCTTTAAATTTTGAAAATTTCAAAATTAAGATAAGGCACGGCGAAAAAAAATATTCGTGCAAATTAAAACTTATTACAAATAACTTAATTGAAATTTATTTAAATAAAAAAGATTGTGGAATCTCTCCGGGACAATTTGCAATTTTTTATAAAAACACAGAA
- the fni gene encoding type 2 isopentenyl-diphosphate Delta-isomerase, protein MGIEPNILENKKRHIDICLNKNDVKSGCNFLKFVKLKHNALSDFNFSEINIKEEVFGYNISMPVFISSMTGGSKEGNDFNKSLVKIANCLKIPIGLGSFKLLFKYPEYIKDFSLKSYACNIPLFANIGAVQIAEFGISRIAEMIKRLEVDAIIVHLNAGQELMNVNGDRNFKGIKESIAQLSNFSSVPVIVKETGFGISPNDVKELFKLGVFYIDLAGSGGTNWVLVEGMKSNNLNIASCFSDWGIPSTFTLLSIDDSLKANIFASGGYETGMDIAKGIALGARLIGVAGVVLRAFYNSGEDGVFSLFSDYEHVLKMSMFLSGSKNLSEFRNNKYFLSSYLLAELRVFKQFYET, encoded by the coding sequence ATGGGTATCGAGCCTAATATATTAGAAAATAAAAAAAGACATATTGATATTTGTTTAAATAAAAACGATGTTAAAAGTGGTTGTAATTTTTTAAAATTTGTTAAGCTAAAACATAATGCTCTTAGCGATTTTAATTTTTCTGAGATAAACATAAAAGAAGAAGTATTTGGATACAATATTAGCATGCCTGTTTTTATTTCTTCCATGACAGGAGGTAGTAAAGAAGGAAATGATTTTAATAAATCTTTAGTTAAAATTGCAAATTGTTTAAAAATTCCCATTGGTTTAGGTTCTTTTAAGCTTTTGTTTAAGTATCCTGAGTATATAAAAGACTTTTCTCTTAAGAGCTATGCTTGTAATATTCCTTTGTTTGCCAATATTGGCGCTGTTCAGATTGCTGAGTTTGGTATTTCTAGAATAGCTGAAATGATTAAGAGATTAGAAGTTGATGCGATTATTGTGCATCTTAATGCGGGGCAAGAATTGATGAATGTTAATGGCGACAGAAATTTTAAAGGAATAAAAGAGTCAATAGCTCAATTGTCTAACTTTTCAAGTGTTCCAGTAATTGTCAAAGAAACAGGTTTTGGAATTTCTCCAAACGACGTTAAAGAATTATTTAAGCTTGGGGTTTTTTATATAGATCTTGCGGGAAGTGGTGGAACCAATTGGGTTTTAGTAGAAGGTATGAAGAGTAATAATCTAAATATTGCGTCTTGTTTTTCTGATTGGGGTATTCCTTCTACTTTTACTTTACTTAGCATTGATGATTCTCTAAAGGCTAATATTTTTGCATCTGGTGGATATGAGACAGGTATGGACATTGCTAAAGGCATTGCTCTTGGAGCTAGGCTTATAGGCGTTGCCGGGGTTGTTCTTAGAGCTTTTTACAATTCAGGAGAAGATGGGGTGTTTAGTCTTTTTTCTGATTATGAGCATGTTTTAAAAATGTCTATGTTTTTAAGTGGAAGCAAAAACTTGTCAGAATTTAGAAATAATAAGTATTTTTTAAGTAGCTATTTACTTGCTGAGCTTAGGGTTTTTAAGCAATTTTATGAAACTTAG
- a CDS encoding hydroxymethylglutaryl-CoA synthase, with the protein MKVGISDIRIFLPLNYLDFSVLLENPLYSSNEILFKKINRAIDATLQKGFRFTSPNEDSVTMASSAVKLIFDNNNLDLSKIRMLLGGTETGVDHSKAISSYVFGALKQSGICLGNNFLTFQVQHACAGAAMSLHSVASVLSHTNNSEYGIVFSSDIAHYSNLTTAEITQGAGATAILVEKNPKLLSINLSEFGVYTDDVDDFFRPFGSVEAKVRGQYSVECYNNANENALRDFATKKQLSMKDLFSNYRFILHVPFAKMPIDSMHYILKKYYSDDESVRNNYLESIDFYDGVEAAMEVGNLYTGSIFLSLAFYLKRVLCKKDITGEKILFCSYGSGNIMVIYEFTIEKGAFDVVKLWDFDKLLKNRNNANFEEYKDFFQNKVVPGESRGFYLKELRDDGYRVYGYRA; encoded by the coding sequence ATGAAAGTAGGCATTAGTGATATTAGAATTTTTTTACCTTTAAATTATTTAGACTTTTCTGTCCTTTTGGAAAATCCTTTATATTCTTCCAATGAAATTTTGTTTAAAAAAATCAATAGGGCGATAGATGCGACTTTACAAAAAGGTTTTAGGTTTACCAGTCCTAATGAGGATAGTGTAACCATGGCAAGTTCAGCTGTTAAGCTTATTTTTGACAACAATAATCTTGATTTAAGTAAAATTAGAATGCTTTTAGGTGGAACTGAGACGGGGGTTGATCATTCAAAGGCAATTTCCTCTTATGTTTTTGGAGCTTTAAAGCAGTCTGGTATTTGTTTGGGAAATAATTTTCTAACTTTTCAAGTTCAGCATGCGTGTGCTGGTGCTGCTATGTCTTTACACAGTGTAGCAAGTGTTTTAAGCCATACTAATAATTCTGAATATGGCATAGTTTTTTCTTCAGATATTGCGCATTATAGCAATCTTACTACGGCTGAGATTACTCAAGGAGCTGGTGCAACTGCAATTCTGGTTGAAAAAAATCCAAAGCTACTTTCGATCAATTTATCTGAATTTGGAGTTTATACCGATGATGTTGATGATTTTTTTAGGCCTTTTGGAAGTGTTGAGGCTAAGGTACGTGGTCAATATTCAGTTGAATGTTACAATAATGCAAACGAAAATGCTTTAAGAGATTTCGCTACTAAAAAGCAACTTAGTATGAAAGATTTATTTTCTAATTATAGATTTATTTTGCATGTTCCTTTTGCTAAGATGCCGATAGATTCGATGCATTATATTTTAAAAAAATATTACAGTGATGACGAATCTGTTAGAAATAATTATTTAGAATCAATAGATTTTTACGATGGGGTTGAAGCTGCTATGGAAGTTGGTAATTTGTATACGGGTTCAATTTTTCTATCTTTAGCATTTTATTTAAAAAGAGTGCTTTGCAAGAAAGATATTACAGGAGAAAAGATATTGTTTTGTTCTTATGGATCTGGCAATATTATGGTTATTTATGAATTTACCATTGAAAAAGGTGCTTTTGATGTTGTTAAATTATGGGATTTTGATAAGCTTTTGAAAAATAGAAATAATGCAAATTTTGAAGAATATAAAGATTTTTTTCAAAATAAAGTAGTTCCTGGTGAATCCAGAGGATTTTATTTAAAAGAACTAAGGGATGATGGATACCGAGTGTATGGGTATCGAGCCTAA